The Zobellia alginiliquefaciens genome contains a region encoding:
- a CDS encoding STAS/SEC14 domain-containing protein: protein MKVRRPKKTVIVREYQLDVGKIQVYENYMVSLFDEGATLTLERVYQIIGISEIHFRDKNFGYISLRKNSYAVDPTIYTYLRQLDNLKALAIVSVKEIDMHNFKIEKLFYKKPMKFFIEFDNAVAWIKRRVKAK, encoded by the coding sequence ATGAAAGTGAGACGACCAAAAAAGACTGTCATAGTCAGGGAGTATCAATTAGATGTGGGAAAAATACAGGTTTATGAAAACTATATGGTTTCACTGTTCGATGAAGGGGCAACACTTACATTAGAAAGAGTTTACCAAATTATAGGGATTTCAGAGATTCATTTTAGGGATAAAAACTTTGGCTACATTAGCCTTAGAAAAAATTCCTATGCCGTAGACCCTACCATATACACCTACTTGAGACAATTAGACAATTTAAAAGCATTGGCCATTGTTTCCGTTAAGGAAATAGATATGCATAACTTCAAAATTGAAAAACTATTCTACAAAAAACCTATGAAATTCTTCATTGAATTTGATAATGCAGTAGCTTGGATCAAGAGACGTGTAAAAGCAAAATAA
- a CDS encoding tetratricopeptide repeat protein, with protein MKRRFLIVASLCFCMAGFAQKNEIKAAEKALKAGDAASASSSLEAVSGSISGADAKLQSQYYFVSGKAYADLAKKGDASAFKKAADAFQKVIEVEDASGKSKYSDETKQHMAALSADLVNSAVEDNGNKKFKEAAEKLYTSYKISPKDTSYLYYAASSAVNGGHYEEALAYYNELQEIGYDGSGVVYKATNVETGQEEEMDKTQRDLMVKSGTYKDPKDEKSPSKKAEIVKNTALIYTQLGQDDKALEAYKAARANDPNDVNLILNEANLYYKMGDKEQFKALMAEAASVAPDNPDLHYNIGVINMEQGNLEEARASYKKALEINPGYTNAQLNLSTTYVNEGNGLIDEMNSLGNSKKDIARYDELKEKKDDLFNQGATVLEDALKMNPDNQGILTQLKNIYGAMGDNENFMRIKKMLGE; from the coding sequence ATGAAACGTAGATTTTTAATAGTTGCGAGCCTTTGTTTTTGCATGGCAGGATTCGCACAGAAGAACGAGATAAAAGCAGCCGAAAAGGCATTGAAAGCCGGAGATGCGGCATCTGCTAGCAGCTCTTTAGAGGCGGTTTCGGGTTCTATCTCAGGAGCCGATGCTAAGTTACAGTCGCAATACTACTTTGTTAGTGGTAAAGCTTATGCCGATTTAGCTAAAAAAGGTGATGCAAGCGCTTTTAAAAAAGCAGCAGATGCTTTTCAAAAAGTTATTGAAGTAGAGGATGCTAGTGGTAAGTCTAAATATAGTGACGAAACCAAACAACATATGGCCGCTTTAAGTGCCGATTTGGTGAACTCTGCTGTAGAGGATAACGGCAATAAGAAATTTAAAGAAGCTGCCGAAAAGTTGTATACCAGTTATAAAATTAGCCCAAAGGATACTTCTTATCTTTACTATGCCGCAAGTAGCGCCGTAAACGGTGGTCACTATGAGGAAGCATTGGCGTATTATAACGAGCTGCAAGAAATTGGTTATGATGGTAGTGGTGTTGTTTATAAAGCTACTAACGTTGAGACTGGTCAGGAAGAAGAAATGGACAAAACTCAAAGAGATTTGATGGTAAAGTCTGGAACTTACAAAGATCCTAAAGACGAGAAATCTCCTTCTAAGAAAGCGGAAATTGTTAAGAATACTGCTTTGATCTATACGCAATTAGGTCAGGATGATAAAGCTTTAGAAGCGTATAAAGCGGCAAGAGCTAACGATCCAAACGATGTTAACCTTATCTTGAATGAAGCCAATTTGTATTACAAAATGGGTGATAAGGAGCAATTTAAAGCTTTAATGGCTGAGGCAGCATCTGTAGCTCCGGACAATCCGGATTTGCATTATAACATTGGTGTGATCAATATGGAGCAAGGTAACTTAGAGGAAGCTAGAGCGTCTTATAAGAAAGCTTTGGAAATCAATCCTGGGTATACTAATGCGCAGTTAAACCTTTCTACTACTTATGTAAACGAAGGTAACGGTCTTATTGATGAGATGAACTCTTTGGGTAATTCTAAGAAAGACATCGCTCGTTACGATGAGTTGAAAGAGAAAAAAGATGATCTTTTTAATCAAGGAGCTACAGTATTGGAAGATGCTTTAAAAATGAACCCTGATAACCAGGGTATCTTAACTCAATTAAAGAATATCTATGGCGCAATGGGCGACAATGAGAACTTTATGAGAATTAAAAAGATGTTAGGCGAGTAA
- the thrA gene encoding bifunctional aspartate kinase/homoserine dehydrogenase I — MKVLKFGGTSVANASNIALVKNIVSNANTDKTIVVVSAFGGITDLLLNAAHLAAQQSEGYKSILQEIEKRHLDTTKELINVNAQSKVLSKVKSELNTLETLVEGAFLIGETTPKLSDKIVSYGELLSSYIISEYFAQDGLNAGYIDSRELIRTNNINGKAMVNFDLTNANCETFFSKDNHEVVVMGGFIASSENGNSTTLGRGGSDYTAAIVAAAVNAEFLEIWTDVSGMYTANPKLVKQAKAIPHISYEEAMELSHFGAKVLYPPTIQPVLAKGISILIKNTFQPDNSGTLITKNKNEKGKTVRGISHVENIALLSLEGPGMVGIPGTSKRFFEVLSQADISVVLITQASSEHSICVGISADDIDRATEVVNTAFEYEIERGKIKPVIAEKDLAIIALVGDNMKSHQGLSGKMFSTLGKNNVNLRVIAQGASERNISAVIKKEDVKKALNALHEEFFEENIKQLNLFVMGVGNVGSKFLKQVYQQKKFLKENLKLNIRVIGMSNSRTMVFNETGIPLKDWETELAAGEKADKAAFMKKVNELNYRNSIFVDNTASAEVSQTYNTYLGNSISVVTCNKIACSSAFENYQELKSLARTYNAPFLFETNVGAGLPIIDTLKHLIASGDKILKIQAVLSGSLNFVFNNFNDTTTFHDIVKQAQEEGYTEPDPKIDLSGVDVMRKILILARESGNQLEITDIENKSFLPQESLDTDNNDDFFATLIKHEGDFQKLYKDAKDSDSKLKYVAQFEDGKASVGLQAIPKGHDFYNLEGSDNIVLFYTERYPNQPMIIKGAGAGADVTASGIFADIIRIGNF; from the coding sequence ATGAAAGTTTTAAAATTCGGCGGCACTTCTGTTGCCAACGCCTCTAACATTGCATTAGTAAAAAATATAGTATCAAATGCCAATACGGATAAGACCATAGTAGTGGTATCTGCATTTGGTGGCATTACGGACCTTCTGTTAAATGCTGCACACTTGGCCGCTCAACAAAGTGAAGGCTACAAATCCATTTTACAGGAGATTGAGAAAAGACATTTGGATACCACAAAAGAATTAATCAATGTAAACGCACAGAGCAAAGTACTCAGCAAGGTAAAAAGCGAACTGAATACCTTAGAAACCTTAGTGGAAGGGGCATTTTTAATAGGCGAAACCACTCCCAAGCTTTCCGATAAAATCGTGAGCTACGGGGAGCTCTTATCATCCTACATTATTAGTGAATATTTTGCCCAAGACGGACTAAACGCTGGTTATATTGATAGTAGGGAACTTATAAGGACCAACAATATTAACGGAAAGGCCATGGTCAATTTTGATTTGACCAATGCAAATTGCGAGACATTTTTCAGCAAAGACAATCACGAAGTTGTGGTTATGGGTGGCTTTATCGCCTCTTCCGAAAATGGAAACTCTACTACCTTAGGTCGCGGTGGTTCCGACTATACCGCGGCAATTGTAGCTGCGGCCGTAAATGCCGAGTTTTTGGAGATATGGACAGACGTAAGCGGTATGTATACGGCCAATCCTAAATTAGTGAAGCAAGCCAAAGCAATCCCTCATATATCATACGAGGAAGCAATGGAGCTTTCGCACTTTGGTGCTAAAGTTTTATATCCACCAACGATTCAACCGGTTTTGGCAAAAGGTATCTCCATCCTTATAAAAAACACATTCCAGCCTGATAATTCGGGAACCCTTATTACGAAGAATAAAAACGAAAAAGGCAAGACCGTACGTGGCATAAGTCATGTTGAAAATATAGCTCTTTTATCTTTGGAAGGGCCAGGAATGGTAGGTATACCGGGAACTTCAAAACGGTTTTTTGAAGTACTTTCCCAAGCCGATATTAGTGTAGTTTTAATTACCCAAGCTTCTTCCGAACACTCTATCTGCGTAGGTATTTCCGCAGATGATATTGATAGGGCTACAGAAGTGGTCAACACTGCTTTTGAATATGAAATCGAAAGAGGTAAAATAAAACCGGTCATAGCTGAGAAAGATTTGGCCATCATCGCTCTGGTTGGTGATAACATGAAAAGCCATCAAGGTTTGAGTGGCAAAATGTTCAGTACTTTAGGGAAGAACAACGTCAATTTACGTGTGATTGCACAGGGAGCTTCTGAGCGAAATATTTCGGCTGTCATCAAAAAAGAAGATGTCAAGAAAGCCCTAAATGCATTGCATGAAGAGTTCTTTGAGGAAAACATAAAACAACTGAACCTATTTGTAATGGGTGTCGGTAACGTGGGATCCAAATTTTTGAAGCAGGTATACCAACAGAAGAAATTCTTAAAAGAAAATCTTAAGCTGAATATACGGGTCATTGGCATGTCAAATTCCCGTACTATGGTATTCAATGAAACCGGAATTCCACTTAAAGATTGGGAGACCGAATTAGCCGCCGGCGAAAAAGCGGATAAAGCAGCCTTCATGAAAAAGGTAAACGAGTTGAATTACCGCAACAGCATTTTTGTTGATAATACCGCAAGCGCAGAGGTTTCTCAAACGTACAACACCTATTTAGGAAATAGCATTTCGGTAGTGACCTGTAATAAAATTGCGTGCTCATCGGCTTTTGAGAACTATCAGGAATTAAAATCGTTGGCGAGGACCTACAACGCTCCGTTTTTATTTGAAACCAATGTGGGCGCTGGATTACCGATTATAGATACTTTGAAACATTTGATTGCCTCAGGTGATAAAATCCTTAAAATTCAGGCGGTACTTTCCGGTAGTTTAAATTTTGTTTTCAATAATTTCAATGACACCACTACATTTCATGACATCGTAAAACAAGCACAGGAAGAAGGTTATACCGAACCAGATCCAAAGATAGATTTAAGCGGTGTGGACGTAATGCGAAAAATTTTGATTTTAGCCAGGGAAAGCGGAAATCAATTAGAAATAACGGATATCGAAAATAAATCTTTCTTGCCACAAGAAAGCCTTGATACTGATAATAATGATGACTTTTTTGCTACCCTTATCAAACACGAAGGTGATTTTCAAAAGCTGTATAAGGACGCGAAAGATTCCGATAGCAAGTTAAAATATGTAGCCCAGTTCGAAGACGGAAAAGCAAGCGTAGGCCTACAGGCCATACCAAAAGGGCACGATTTCTATAACTTGGAAGGAAGTGACAATATCGTTTTATTTTATACGGAGCGCTACCCCAATCAGCCAATGATTATCAAGGGTGCAGGAGCGGGTGCCGATGTTACTGCATCCGGTATTTTTGCCGATATCATCAGAATTGGAAATTTCTAA
- the gyrA gene encoding DNA gyrase subunit A — protein sequence MAEGEKLIPINIEEEMKSAYIDYSMSVIVSRALPDVRDGLKPVHRRVLYGMYELGVRSTSSHKKSARIVGEVLGKYHPHGDTSVYDSMVRMAQEWSLRYMLVDGQGNFGSVDGDSPAAMRYTEARMRKIADDMLADIDKDTVDHQLNFDDSLQEPIVLPTRVPNLLVNGASGIAVGMATNMPPHNLTEVINGTVAYIENNDIEVDEIMTHIKAPDFPTGGTIYGYDGVKEAFHTGRGRVKIRAKAVVEEVQGRECIIVTEIPYQVNKADMIKKTADLVNEKKIEGISSIRDESDRNGMRIVYILKRDAIPNIVLNTLYKYTALQNSFSVNNIALVNGRPQLLNIKEMIHYFVEHRHEVVVRRTEFELKKAEARAHILEGLIIASDNIDEVIAIIRASSNADEARTNLMERFKLTEIQAKAIVEMRLRQLTGLEQDKLRAEYDEIILTIADLKDILARKERRMEIITEELLEIKDKYGDERRSEINMAGGDLSIEDMIPDEQVVITISHAGYIKRTPVSEYKTQNRGGVGQKASSTRNEDFLEYLFVGTNHQYMLFFTQKGKCFWMRVYEIPEGSRTSKGRAIQNLINIEQDDNVKAFICTQDLKDEEYVNSHYVIMATKKGVVKKTSLEQYSRPRQNGINAIGIREGDELLEAKLTTGTSQIFLGLKSGKAIRFEESKTRPMGRNASGVRGITLADDNDEVIGMVSVHDMEDNLLVVSENGYGKRSDIEDYRITNRGGKGVKTISITEKTGGLVALKNVSDSDDLMIINKSGIAIRMSVEDLRVMGRATQGVRLINLKGNDSIAAVAKVMKDEDELTEADVLDIDVKPEEDGTALDNDTPEAPEEE from the coding sequence ATGGCAGAAGGAGAAAAATTGATTCCGATTAACATCGAAGAGGAAATGAAATCTGCTTACATCGACTATTCGATGTCGGTCATTGTGTCACGTGCTTTACCTGACGTTAGGGATGGATTAAAGCCGGTACATAGAAGGGTGTTGTATGGAATGTATGAGTTAGGGGTTCGATCTACTAGCTCACATAAGAAATCTGCGCGTATCGTGGGTGAGGTTCTGGGTAAGTACCATCCTCACGGAGATACCTCTGTTTATGACTCTATGGTGCGTATGGCGCAAGAGTGGAGTTTACGGTACATGCTCGTAGATGGGCAAGGTAACTTTGGGTCTGTAGATGGTGATAGCCCTGCGGCTATGCGTTATACTGAGGCCAGAATGAGAAAAATTGCCGATGACATGTTGGCGGATATAGATAAGGATACGGTAGATCATCAATTAAACTTTGATGATTCTTTACAAGAACCTATAGTGCTTCCTACACGTGTTCCTAACTTATTGGTGAACGGAGCTTCAGGTATTGCGGTTGGTATGGCCACTAATATGCCGCCACATAACTTAACGGAAGTTATAAATGGTACTGTAGCCTATATTGAGAACAATGATATTGAGGTCGATGAAATTATGACCCATATTAAGGCACCGGATTTTCCAACAGGTGGTACTATTTACGGTTACGATGGTGTAAAAGAAGCATTTCATACCGGTAGAGGTAGGGTTAAGATAAGGGCAAAGGCCGTTGTTGAGGAAGTGCAAGGTAGGGAATGCATAATAGTTACAGAGATACCATATCAGGTCAACAAGGCGGATATGATCAAGAAAACTGCCGATCTTGTCAATGAAAAGAAAATTGAAGGTATTTCTAGTATTCGAGATGAATCCGATAGAAATGGAATGCGTATCGTTTATATTTTAAAACGAGATGCTATACCAAACATCGTTCTTAATACCTTATATAAGTATACGGCATTACAAAACTCTTTTAGTGTTAACAACATTGCGCTGGTAAACGGTCGTCCTCAGTTGCTGAACATTAAGGAGATGATTCATTATTTTGTGGAACACCGTCACGAAGTAGTGGTAAGACGTACTGAGTTTGAGCTTAAAAAAGCAGAGGCTCGTGCCCATATTTTAGAAGGTTTGATTATTGCTTCGGATAATATTGACGAAGTAATTGCCATTATTAGGGCATCGTCTAACGCAGATGAAGCTAGGACAAACCTGATGGAGCGCTTTAAGCTGACTGAAATTCAGGCGAAGGCTATAGTTGAAATGAGATTACGTCAGTTGACCGGTCTGGAGCAAGATAAGCTTCGTGCCGAATACGATGAAATTATTTTAACTATTGCGGACCTCAAAGATATCTTGGCTAGAAAAGAGCGAAGAATGGAAATCATTACCGAAGAGCTTTTAGAGATAAAAGATAAATACGGTGATGAGCGTCGTTCTGAAATAAATATGGCCGGTGGGGATTTGAGTATCGAGGATATGATTCCAGATGAGCAGGTGGTGATTACAATTTCTCATGCCGGATACATCAAAAGAACTCCAGTTTCCGAATATAAAACTCAAAACAGAGGAGGTGTAGGTCAAAAAGCATCATCCACTAGAAATGAGGATTTCTTAGAATACCTTTTCGTAGGAACCAACCACCAGTACATGCTTTTCTTTACTCAAAAAGGAAAATGTTTCTGGATGAGGGTCTATGAAATTCCTGAAGGCAGCAGAACTTCAAAAGGTAGGGCTATTCAGAATCTTATTAATATTGAGCAAGATGATAATGTTAAGGCGTTTATTTGTACTCAAGATCTTAAGGATGAGGAGTATGTAAATAGTCATTATGTTATTATGGCCACCAAAAAAGGTGTAGTTAAGAAAACAAGCTTAGAGCAATACTCGCGACCAAGACAAAATGGAATTAATGCCATAGGTATTCGTGAGGGCGATGAGTTGTTGGAAGCAAAATTAACTACAGGTACAAGCCAAATTTTCTTAGGTTTGAAATCTGGTAAAGCTATACGTTTTGAAGAAAGTAAAACGCGCCCAATGGGAAGAAATGCCTCTGGTGTTCGTGGTATTACTTTGGCAGATGATAATGATGAGGTAATTGGTATGGTATCCGTTCATGATATGGAGGATAACCTGCTTGTTGTTTCTGAAAACGGATATGGTAAACGGTCCGATATTGAGGATTACCGTATAACCAATAGGGGTGGTAAAGGAGTTAAAACTATTTCCATTACAGAAAAGACAGGAGGACTTGTTGCTCTTAAGAATGTTTCCGATTCTGATGATTTAATGATTATAAACAAATCTGGTATCGCCATCCGTATGAGTGTGGAGGATTTAAGGGTTATGGGAAGAGCAACTCAAGGGGTTCGTTTGATAAACCTAAAAGGAAACGATTCAATTGCCGCTGTAGCAAAGGTTATGAAAGATGAGGATGAATTAACTGAAGCTGATGTGTTGGATATTGACGTAAAGCCTGAGGAAGATGGCACGGCTCTTGATAATGATACGCCAGAAGCACCCGAAGAAGAATAA
- a CDS encoding NAD(P)H-hydrate dehydratase translates to MKIFSAKQIYEADKATIKKNNISSDQLMEGAAVQLFNWLHYRIQGAPVKIHLFCGIGNNGGDGIALARHLQDHGYNIAVYVVNYSKKRSDDFLVNLDRLKDRKIWPEFIEESSDLPEISKDDIIVDAIFGIGLNRTPDAWVVNLFENIQKSEAFVLSVDIPSGLFTDRVPEDEKAVVKANHTLSFQVPKLVFFLPETGIFTEQWEVLDIGLDPEFLMTTETEYELIGKNEMLPVYIPREKFSHKGTHGHGLIIGGSYGKIGAVHLASKACLQSGSGLVTAYVPKCGYIPLQTNFPEAMVLTDADENHVSKIEFNIDPTVIGIGVGLGKDKDTVKALDTFLTENKKPLVVDADALNILSENNDLLEKLPAQTVLTPHPKELERLIGSWKGDFDKLDKAKAFSKKYDCVLVIKGSHTITVYDNKGYVNTTGNPGMGTGGTGDVLTGMITGLIAQGYNPLNAAVFGVYLHGRAGDIAVEKTGYQALTATDVVANIGAAFIDLFAQPENRPEVNENERPSEQ, encoded by the coding sequence ATGAAGATTTTCTCTGCAAAGCAAATTTACGAAGCTGATAAAGCAACGATTAAAAAGAATAATATTTCTAGTGATCAATTAATGGAGGGTGCGGCCGTGCAACTCTTCAACTGGTTGCATTACAGAATTCAAGGGGCGCCGGTAAAAATTCACTTATTCTGTGGTATTGGTAATAATGGTGGTGACGGGATAGCTTTGGCTAGGCACTTACAAGATCATGGATATAATATTGCTGTATATGTCGTTAACTATAGTAAGAAAAGGTCAGATGATTTTTTAGTGAATCTAGATCGATTGAAAGATCGTAAAATATGGCCTGAGTTTATAGAAGAAAGTTCGGATTTACCTGAAATAAGCAAGGATGATATTATAGTTGACGCTATTTTTGGAATTGGACTGAACCGTACTCCAGATGCATGGGTAGTGAACCTTTTTGAAAACATTCAAAAGTCGGAAGCTTTTGTGCTTTCGGTGGATATACCATCGGGATTATTTACGGATAGGGTGCCAGAAGACGAAAAAGCGGTCGTGAAAGCGAATCACACCTTAAGTTTTCAAGTGCCTAAATTGGTGTTTTTCTTGCCGGAAACCGGAATTTTTACCGAACAATGGGAAGTTTTGGATATTGGTCTAGATCCGGAGTTTTTAATGACTACTGAAACGGAATATGAACTCATAGGTAAAAATGAAATGCTTCCTGTTTATATTCCTAGAGAAAAGTTCTCCCATAAGGGTACGCATGGGCATGGTTTAATAATAGGAGGGAGTTATGGAAAAATAGGAGCCGTACATTTGGCTTCAAAAGCCTGTCTACAATCGGGGAGCGGGCTGGTTACCGCGTATGTGCCTAAATGCGGATATATACCATTGCAAACGAATTTTCCAGAAGCTATGGTTTTGACCGATGCAGATGAAAATCATGTTTCTAAAATCGAATTTAATATAGACCCAACGGTTATAGGTATTGGTGTGGGCTTGGGTAAAGATAAAGACACCGTAAAAGCGTTGGACACATTTTTGACCGAAAACAAAAAGCCCCTGGTTGTTGATGCCGATGCACTAAATATACTTTCTGAGAATAATGATTTGCTTGAAAAATTACCCGCTCAAACCGTACTAACACCGCATCCAAAAGAATTGGAACGATTAATTGGTAGTTGGAAAGGAGATTTTGACAAGCTTGATAAGGCAAAAGCATTTTCAAAAAAATACGATTGTGTTTTAGTGATTAAAGGTTCGCATACCATTACTGTGTATGATAATAAAGGATATGTGAACACCACGGGAAACCCCGGTATGGGAACGGGAGGCACAGGCGATGTGCTTACCGGAATGATAACCGGATTAATAGCTCAGGGGTACAATCCATTAAATGCAGCAGTGTTCGGAGTGTATTTGCATGGTAGGGCAGGAGATATTGCAGTTGAAAAAACAGGGTACCAGGCGCTTACCGCAACTGATGTTGTAGCGAATATTGGCGCTGCTTTTATTGATTTGTTCGCACAACCAGAGAATAGGCCGGAGGTGAATGAAAATGAAAGGCCATCTGAACAATAA
- a CDS encoding ATP-dependent Clp protease ATP-binding subunit, whose protein sequence is MDDNFSPRVKDVIAYSKEEALRLGHDFIGTEHLMLGLLRDGNGKAISILDAMEVDLDHLRRKVEILSPSNPNPNTLQKDKKNLHLTRQAERALKTTFLEAKLFQSSSINTAHLLLCILRNENDPTTKLLHKLKVDYDGVKEQFKFMITSDDDIVDSPTSESFPSDNDDTEGKEGSFGTTAGQKGNKKSKTPVLDNFGRDLTLMAEENKLDPVVGREKEIERVSQILSRRKKNNPLLIGEPGVGKSAIAEGLALRIINKKVSRILYNKRVVTLDLASLVAGTKYRGQFEERMKAVMNELEKNDDVILFIDEIHTIVGAGGATGSLDASNMFKPALARGEIQCIGATTLDEYRQYIEKDGALERRFQKVIVEPTTVEETIEILHNIKGKYEDHHNVNYTDEAIVACVKLTNRYMTDRFLPDKAIDALDEAGSRVHIVNMDVPKQILELEKQLEDVRELKNSVVKKQKYEEAAKLRDDEKRLEKDLANAQEKWEEDSKLHKETVSEDNVADVVSMMSGIPVNRIAQTESNKLAELPSLIKSNVIGQDDAVAKVAKAIQRNRAGLKDPNKPIGSFIFLGQTGVGKTQLAKVLAKELFDSEDALIRIDMSEYMEKFAISRLVGAPPGYVGYEEGGQLTEKVRRKPYSVILLDEVEKAHPDVFNMLLQVLDDGYLTDSLGRKIDFRNSIIIMTSNIGARKLKDFGQGIGFGTSAMKSQEDSHQKSVIEGALKKAFAPEFLNRIDDVIVFNALEREDIHKIIDIELRKLFARIKDIGYDLSLTDKAKDYIADKGFDKQYGARPLKRAIQKYIEDALAEEIVNSKLEEGDTIMMDLDQKKEELTIDIKKAEKSSNT, encoded by the coding sequence ATGGATGATAATTTTTCACCGAGAGTAAAAGACGTAATTGCTTATAGTAAGGAAGAGGCGCTACGGTTAGGCCATGATTTCATTGGTACCGAGCATCTAATGTTGGGGCTTTTACGAGATGGTAACGGCAAAGCAATTAGTATTCTTGACGCTATGGAGGTCGATTTAGATCATCTTAGGCGAAAGGTCGAAATTCTTAGCCCTTCCAACCCTAACCCGAACACTTTACAAAAAGATAAAAAGAACTTGCATTTGACGAGGCAGGCAGAGCGTGCCCTAAAAACCACTTTTTTAGAAGCCAAGCTTTTCCAGAGTTCCTCTATCAATACTGCACACTTACTATTATGCATTTTGAGAAACGAAAATGACCCCACCACAAAACTACTTCACAAACTTAAAGTAGATTATGATGGTGTTAAGGAACAATTTAAATTTATGATTACAAGCGACGATGATATTGTAGATTCACCAACTTCTGAATCTTTCCCTAGCGATAATGATGATACCGAGGGCAAAGAAGGCAGTTTTGGTACTACGGCCGGACAAAAAGGCAATAAAAAATCCAAAACTCCTGTATTGGACAACTTTGGTCGTGATCTAACGCTTATGGCGGAAGAGAACAAACTAGACCCCGTTGTTGGTAGAGAAAAAGAAATTGAACGTGTATCACAGATCCTAAGTAGAAGAAAGAAGAACAATCCTTTATTAATAGGTGAACCCGGTGTGGGTAAAAGTGCTATTGCGGAAGGTTTGGCATTGCGCATTATCAACAAAAAGGTTTCGCGTATTCTTTATAATAAAAGGGTTGTAACCTTAGATTTAGCTTCTCTGGTAGCGGGCACAAAATACCGTGGCCAGTTTGAAGAGCGAATGAAAGCGGTTATGAACGAGCTTGAAAAGAATGATGATGTTATTCTTTTTATTGATGAGATCCATACCATTGTGGGTGCCGGTGGCGCAACGGGTAGCTTGGATGCCTCAAATATGTTCAAACCCGCCTTGGCCAGAGGAGAAATTCAATGTATTGGTGCCACTACACTAGATGAGTACCGCCAATATATTGAGAAGGACGGTGCCCTGGAAAGACGTTTTCAAAAAGTTATTGTAGAACCTACAACGGTTGAAGAAACCATTGAGATTCTTCATAACATAAAAGGAAAATATGAGGATCACCACAATGTAAACTATACAGATGAGGCAATTGTGGCATGTGTAAAATTAACGAACCGTTATATGACGGACCGTTTCTTACCGGACAAAGCTATTGATGCGCTTGATGAAGCCGGTTCCCGTGTTCATATTGTTAATATGGATGTTCCCAAACAGATTCTTGAGCTTGAAAAACAGCTTGAAGATGTTCGTGAACTAAAGAACAGTGTAGTCAAAAAACAGAAATACGAAGAAGCCGCTAAATTGCGAGACGACGAGAAACGTCTTGAAAAAGACTTGGCCAACGCACAGGAGAAATGGGAAGAAGACAGTAAACTGCACAAAGAAACCGTTAGCGAAGATAATGTTGCCGATGTTGTTTCTATGATGAGCGGTATACCGGTCAATAGAATTGCACAAACCGAAAGTAATAAGTTAGCGGAATTACCTAGTCTAATAAAGTCTAATGTAATTGGTCAGGACGATGCTGTTGCCAAGGTTGCAAAAGCGATTCAAAGAAACCGAGCTGGATTAAAAGACCCTAACAAACCTATTGGTTCGTTTATTTTCTTAGGACAGACCGGTGTTGGTAAAACCCAATTGGCAAAAGTACTTGCAAAAGAGCTTTTTGACTCAGAAGATGCGTTGATTCGTATTGACATGAGTGAATACATGGAAAAATTCGCTATTTCTAGGTTAGTAGGTGCACCTCCAGGATATGTTGGTTACGAAGAGGGAGGCCAGTTAACCGAAAAAGTAAGACGTAAGCCTTATTCCGTTATTCTATTGGACGAGGTTGAAAAAGCGCATCCAGACGTGTTCAACATGTTGTTACAAGTATTGGATGATGGTTATCTTACGGATAGTTTAGGACGAAAAATAGATTTTAGAAACTCTATTATCATTATGACCTCTAATATTGGCGCCCGTAAATTGAAAGATTTTGGACAAGGTATCGGTTTTGGAACTTCGGCAATGAAATCCCAAGAAGACAGCCACCAGAAGAGTGTTATTGAAGGTGCGCTTAAAAAAGCGTTTGCTCCTGAGTTTTTAAATAGAATTGATGATGTTATTGTCTTCAATGCTCTAGAAAGAGAAGACATCCATAAAATTATTGACATTGAGCTTCGTAAACTGTTCGCTAGAATTAAAGATATAGGTTACGATTTAAGTTTAACGGACAAGGCAAAAGACTATATTGCGGACAAAGGTTTTGACAAGCAATATGGCGCCAGGCCCTTAAAAAGAGCCATTCAGAAGTATATTGAAGACGCTCTTGCCGAAGAAATAGTAAATTCCAAGCTTGAGGAAGGAGACACTATTATGATGGATCTGGACCAAAAGAAAGAAGAGCTTACTATCGATATTAAAAAAGCAGAAAAATCTTCCAATACATAA